The following coding sequences lie in one Polyangiaceae bacterium genomic window:
- a CDS encoding ABC transporter permease, which produces MSVSEVESEPSGAERALNAVFAAPIALFEEFGQGLILTGRTLLWILRPPYRIGQLLLAMDFVGVQSIFIVSLTGIFSGMVLALQMVHSLRQFSAEGTVGAIVAISLSREIAPVFSALMVTARAGSSMAAEIGNMRVTEQIDALVTMGVSPVQYLLSPRLVAAVVMGPLLCVLYSCVGMFGAYIVAVQWLSIDPGTFLSNIEKYLQLKDFWMGVIKASVFGFLISAISCRQGFFASGGARGVGQATTRAVVQSAVAILIANYFITNWLTEL; this is translated from the coding sequence GTGAGCGTGTCCGAGGTGGAATCCGAGCCATCGGGCGCCGAGCGAGCCCTGAATGCGGTGTTTGCGGCGCCCATCGCCCTCTTCGAGGAGTTTGGGCAGGGGCTCATCCTCACGGGGCGCACCTTGCTGTGGATACTGCGGCCTCCGTATCGCATCGGGCAGTTGCTGCTCGCCATGGATTTCGTCGGTGTTCAATCCATCTTCATCGTCTCGTTGACGGGGATCTTCAGCGGCATGGTGTTGGCGCTGCAGATGGTCCACAGTTTGCGGCAGTTCTCTGCCGAAGGAACCGTTGGCGCCATCGTCGCCATTTCCTTGTCGCGGGAGATCGCACCGGTGTTCTCTGCTCTCATGGTGACCGCGCGTGCCGGTAGCTCCATGGCGGCGGAAATCGGCAACATGCGCGTGACCGAGCAGATTGACGCATTGGTGACCATGGGCGTCAGCCCTGTGCAGTACCTGCTCTCGCCGCGCCTGGTGGCGGCGGTGGTAATGGGGCCGCTTCTGTGTGTGCTCTACAGCTGCGTCGGCATGTTCGGCGCGTACATCGTGGCCGTGCAGTGGCTCAGCATCGATCCCGGAACGTTCCTGTCCAACATCGAGAAGTATTTGCAGCTGAAGGACTTCTGGATGGGTGTGATCAAGGCTTCGGTCTTCGGCTTCTTGATCAGCGCAATCTCCTGCCGTCAGGGCTTCTTCGCCAGCGGCGGCGCCCGCGGCGTGGGTCAGGCAACCACGCGCGCCGTGGTGCAGAGTGCGGTAGCAATCCTCATCGCCAACTACTTCATCACCAACTGGCTCACGGAGTTATGA